Proteins found in one Lutimonas zeaxanthinifaciens genomic segment:
- a CDS encoding DUF6913 domain-containing protein → MKLLNLKNKTARKFIKNQRNVAERKKEFELKAVKKIGVLAELSLFETYDFTKRLADHLKVRHEDLKVFLFDTTGKGEAPGFYKTCSENDFGFFAKVKSEALNRFLSIDFDLLINYCDASLLYPRIIMLKSASKMRAGFEDELNFFNDIAVHAERNDIDTFNSELAKYLKILKLID, encoded by the coding sequence ATGAAACTATTGAATTTAAAGAATAAAACGGCCCGTAAATTTATAAAAAACCAACGGAACGTAGCCGAAAGAAAAAAGGAATTTGAACTAAAGGCTGTAAAAAAAATAGGTGTTCTTGCAGAATTGAGTTTATTTGAAACCTATGATTTCACGAAGAGGCTGGCAGACCATTTAAAGGTTCGTCATGAAGATCTGAAAGTCTTTTTGTTTGATACGACGGGAAAAGGAGAAGCCCCTGGGTTTTACAAGACTTGTAGTGAAAATGATTTTGGTTTTTTTGCCAAGGTAAAGTCGGAGGCCCTAAACAGATTTCTATCCATTGATTTTGATCTGCTCATCAATTATTGCGATGCGTCTTTACTTTATCCGAGGATTATCATGTTGAAGTCGGCTTCAAAAATGAGGGCAGGATTTGAAGATGAATTAAACTTCTTTAATGATATCGCTGTCCATGCTGAAAGGAATGACATTGACACTTTTAATAGTGAATTGGCAAAATATTTAAAGATATTGAAATTGATCGATTAG
- a CDS encoding 5'-nucleotidase C-terminal domain-containing protein, which produces MIRGEQIQINEDLESDEEVKKAFKPYKDELHSKINEVLCYNPRSLDRTESDLESSLGNFYADLCYQNADSTFYKEKGEHIDFALFNYGGIRTSLPEGLLRVENIFKLMPFENKLVIVKLSGAKTEELFDQLAKRSVAHPISGVQLELKNKGFSKIEIQGEKFDPGKTYWVLTHDYLQHGGDNMTFFKEPLELYPTDYKVRDAIIDHLKTKDTLFASLDNRFIKVK; this is translated from the coding sequence ATGATACGGGGAGAACAGATTCAGATCAATGAGGATCTTGAATCTGATGAAGAGGTAAAAAAAGCGTTTAAACCTTACAAAGATGAGCTCCACAGCAAAATCAATGAGGTTTTATGTTACAATCCCAGGTCTTTGGACAGGACAGAATCGGATCTTGAAAGTTCGCTCGGCAATTTCTATGCCGATCTCTGTTATCAGAATGCTGACAGCACATTTTATAAGGAAAAAGGTGAACACATAGATTTTGCTCTTTTTAATTATGGTGGCATCAGAACTTCCTTACCCGAGGGCCTGTTAAGAGTAGAAAATATATTTAAATTAATGCCTTTTGAAAACAAACTGGTTATCGTTAAACTATCGGGGGCTAAAACTGAAGAATTATTCGATCAACTAGCCAAAAGAAGTGTGGCCCACCCTATTTCAGGAGTTCAGTTGGAATTAAAAAATAAAGGGTTTTCCAAAATAGAAATTCAGGGGGAAAAATTTGATCCCGGGAAAACCTATTGGGTTCTCACCCATGATTATCTGCAGCACGGAGGGGATAATATGACATTTTTTAAGGAGCCTCTTGAGTTGTATCCTACAGATTACAAGGTTAGAGATGCCATCATTGATCATTTGAAAACAAAAGATACGTTATTTGCCTCTCTTGACAACCGATTCATTAAAGTAAAGTAA
- a CDS encoding bifunctional metallophosphatase/5'-nucleotidase, producing the protein MERRKFIKNSLAAGSLVGLGSLPLNSCETSGEKKITILHTNDVHSHIEPFAANHSRYPNIGGVSRRATLIQKLKKENPNTLLFDAGDIFQGTPYFNYFGGEVEFKMMSKLGYDAATIGNHDFDNSIEGLEKQLPHARFDFLISNYNFSNTVMDGRTLPYKVYQRDGLKIGVFGIGIKLEGLVDPRLFKETVYLDPVEISQDMTKILKEEQNCDLVICLSHLGYYYKKYPESMSDLTLAKRTGNIDLIIGGHSHTFLKKPTVVKNIDGENMLVNQVGCWGVNMGKIDFIFDDQKAVSSKGTSIIV; encoded by the coding sequence ATGGAAAGAAGAAAATTTATAAAAAACAGTCTTGCCGCAGGCTCCCTGGTCGGATTGGGGAGTCTGCCATTAAATTCCTGCGAGACCTCGGGCGAAAAGAAAATTACGATCCTGCATACTAATGACGTTCACAGCCATATCGAACCTTTTGCTGCCAATCACAGCCGCTATCCAAATATCGGAGGGGTTTCCAGGAGAGCCACCCTTATTCAGAAACTAAAAAAAGAAAATCCCAATACGCTTCTGTTTGACGCGGGTGATATCTTTCAGGGTACTCCGTACTTCAATTATTTTGGAGGTGAAGTGGAATTCAAAATGATGAGCAAGCTTGGCTATGATGCCGCGACCATAGGAAATCACGATTTTGACAACAGTATTGAAGGGCTTGAAAAACAGTTGCCACATGCCAGATTTGATTTCTTAATTTCAAATTATAATTTTTCAAATACCGTGATGGACGGCAGAACCCTGCCTTATAAAGTTTATCAAAGGGACGGACTGAAAATTGGCGTATTTGGTATTGGTATAAAGCTCGAAGGACTTGTCGATCCAAGGCTGTTTAAAGAAACTGTATATCTCGATCCAGTCGAAATTTCGCAGGATATGACCAAAATATTAAAGGAAGAGCAAAATTGTGATCTTGTCATTTGTCTTTCCCATCTGGGTTATTATTATAAAAAATATCCAGAAAGCATGAGTGATCTGACACTTGCAAAAAGAACAGGAAACATTGATTTGATCATCGGAGGACATTCTCATACCTTTCTCAAAAAACCCACAGTAGTAAAAAATATAGATGGCGAGAACATGCTGGTGAATCAAGTGGGATGCTGGGGTGTAAATATGGGAAAAATCGATTTCATTTTTGACGATCAGAAAGCGGTCTCCTCAAAGGGAACGTCTATCATTGTATAA
- a CDS encoding peptide-N-glycosidase F-related protein translates to MNKTFLYILLFLVLPYSGFSQDSFELDVFRGQPVNYQGRPGIDKDAIQTQQGRLVYKKIQVPKYAEGSDVHLKLRLKSMGDRWDKSGSCFVVSDPELISILDIADKGKEFPVESGVLSRFLGIRPASDYLPVVELIRFVTPFGAGYYSDNNEGHRKPVYIPKWENEIVWEKDISHLLTVMEGEIYVGVWIDTWTKEGFEFDLSLYYSGRKDVLRQVKPLVNTIGYVKGQNLPEFFADTTLSHIFSIEKKVKNAKMYFITSGHGGHSGGDEFSRKKNQVWLDGISVLDTIPWRDDCASFRRYNPTSGVWLKKDSASYIDFEARKYKVKEIEERMASSDLSRSNWCPGSMVEPFIIHIGDLEPGSHQIEIAIDAAQAEKEKYNHWLVSAYLIFEE, encoded by the coding sequence ATGAATAAAACTTTTTTGTACATTCTACTGTTTTTGGTTTTGCCTTATTCGGGATTTTCCCAGGATTCTTTCGAACTGGATGTCTTCAGGGGTCAACCCGTAAATTATCAGGGTAGGCCAGGAATTGATAAAGATGCGATTCAAACTCAACAAGGACGACTGGTATATAAAAAGATACAAGTGCCGAAATACGCTGAGGGTTCAGATGTTCATTTAAAGCTCAGATTAAAATCCATGGGTGATCGATGGGATAAATCCGGTTCTTGTTTTGTTGTTTCTGACCCTGAATTAATCTCTATCCTTGACATTGCCGATAAAGGAAAAGAATTTCCCGTTGAATCAGGGGTTTTGTCAAGATTTTTGGGTATTAGGCCTGCCTCAGACTATTTGCCAGTAGTTGAATTGATACGATTTGTGACTCCATTTGGAGCGGGTTATTACAGTGACAATAATGAGGGGCACAGAAAACCTGTCTATATTCCAAAATGGGAGAATGAAATCGTTTGGGAAAAAGATATTAGTCATCTTCTTACTGTAATGGAGGGAGAAATTTACGTAGGAGTTTGGATCGATACCTGGACAAAAGAAGGATTTGAATTTGATCTAAGCCTTTACTACTCAGGGCGAAAAGATGTATTGAGACAAGTGAAGCCCTTGGTTAACACCATTGGCTATGTCAAAGGACAAAACCTTCCGGAATTTTTTGCCGACACTACACTTTCTCACATCTTTAGTATTGAAAAGAAAGTAAAAAATGCAAAAATGTATTTTATCACCTCAGGTCATGGTGGCCACAGTGGAGGTGATGAATTTAGCAGAAAAAAGAATCAGGTCTGGTTAGACGGTATAAGTGTTTTAGATACAATTCCATGGAGAGATGATTGTGCTTCTTTCAGAAGATACAATCCTACGTCCGGGGTTTGGTTAAAAAAGGATTCAGCATCTTATATTGATTTTGAGGCCAGAAAATACAAAGTCAAAGAAATCGAAGAGCGAATGGCTTCATCTGATCTGTCACGTTCAAACTGGTGCCCCGGTTCCATGGTGGAGCCTTTTATAATACATATTGGTGATTTGGAGCCTGGTTCCCATCAAATTGAGATTGCTATTGATGCGGCACAGGCTGAAAAAGAAAAATACAATCACTGGCTTGTGTCAGCATATTTGATTTTCGAAGAATAA
- a CDS encoding copper homeostasis protein CutC: MNFELCTDSLEGAMKASQYGFKSIELCSSLSAGGLTPNFGLIKKCVEETDIEVHVMIRHKEGRFSADIQDLNLMKYDMQAAKQAGATGVVFGILNEKNEVSGSNEVLARFAKSMSLKTTFHRAFDFVPDFRVAVEEVVRMGFDRLLTSGLQPIAELGVSVIAEIQQHFGKDIQVIAGSGISPKNALKFSASGIDYLHFTARKPKEDPLKMEMGQVYETDVRKIQQILNLPFNHIN, translated from the coding sequence TTGAACTTTGAACTTTGTACAGATAGCCTGGAAGGAGCCATGAAGGCGAGTCAATATGGATTTAAGAGCATCGAGTTATGCTCTTCACTTTCAGCAGGAGGTCTTACCCCGAATTTTGGCTTGATCAAAAAATGTGTGGAGGAAACTGACATAGAGGTCCATGTGATGATAAGACATAAAGAAGGTAGGTTTTCGGCCGATATTCAAGATTTGAACTTGATGAAATATGATATGCAGGCAGCGAAACAGGCAGGTGCAACAGGGGTTGTTTTCGGGATTTTGAATGAGAAAAATGAAGTCTCCGGCAGCAACGAAGTTTTGGCCCGGTTTGCGAAATCCATGAGTTTAAAAACAACATTTCACAGAGCTTTTGATTTTGTTCCTGATTTCAGGGTGGCTGTTGAAGAGGTGGTGAGAATGGGGTTTGACAGATTATTAACCTCGGGATTGCAGCCAATAGCTGAATTGGGAGTGTCAGTCATTGCCGAAATTCAACAGCATTTTGGAAAAGACATACAGGTGATTGCCGGAAGTGGGATCAGTCCAAAAAACGCGCTTAAATTCTCGGCTTCAGGGATCGATTATTTACATTTTACAGCGAGGAAACCAAAAGAAGATCCTTTAAAAATGGAAATGGGACAAGTTTATGAGACCGATGTTAGGAAAATTCAGCAGATTTTAAACCTTCCGTTCAATCATATCAACTGA
- a CDS encoding cation:proton antiporter — protein sequence MVELAGIIILGIIAQWVAWKFKIPAILPLILIGLLVGPISTLISEDGNKWIEPVWNGKQGLFPGESLFNFVSLAIALILFEGGMTLKKDEIRSVGPVIYKLITLGAFITMITAGVAAHFIIGLNWPLSFLFSSLIIVTGPTVITPILRNLPLKKDISTILKWEGILIDPIGALVAVLVFEFIRIGGDHGMEYSKETLVEFGKIVIIGLSIGFTSAYAFATSLKQRWIPHYLLNVVALALVLGVFVLADLFAHESGLLAVVIMGMVLGNMKLDALKDVLYFKETISILLISILFILLSANINLSDLELIYNWNSLILFSLVVLLIRPLGVFLSARKSGLSQNEKVFISWVGPRGIVAAGIASLFGLKLTMQGVQNANYITPLVFMIVLGTVLLNATTAKLMARFTRVLLKKSEGILIVGASPPARLIAKYLQNNNRRVVLIDSNRTNIEKSQEEGLEAMECNIYEDDIFENIELNDVGFLLALTGSNTINEYALSKLRGSFGEEGAFRLISPEEMRDPDNNPEEGLFSQTDDFINISEVVRDYPIINEVKIKSPEHYKELMKATMKEIKSIPVFVKGIDNEIHIIPASYKDLKVNEGYTLMYIGKKLKT from the coding sequence ATGGTTGAACTTGCAGGTATAATTATACTAGGTATTATAGCTCAATGGGTAGCATGGAAGTTTAAAATTCCGGCAATCCTGCCGCTTATCTTAATCGGATTGCTCGTAGGCCCGATTTCAACGCTTATTTCTGAAGACGGTAATAAATGGATCGAACCTGTTTGGAACGGAAAACAAGGATTGTTTCCGGGAGAAAGTCTTTTCAACTTCGTATCTCTTGCTATTGCTTTGATCCTGTTCGAAGGAGGAATGACGCTTAAAAAAGATGAGATTCGAAGTGTGGGGCCCGTAATCTATAAGCTGATTACTCTTGGAGCCTTTATCACAATGATCACTGCAGGAGTTGCTGCTCATTTTATTATAGGGCTTAACTGGCCTTTATCATTCCTGTTTTCTTCTTTGATTATTGTTACCGGTCCAACTGTTATCACCCCTATATTGAGAAACCTGCCTCTTAAAAAGGATATTTCAACGATATTAAAATGGGAAGGCATACTCATTGACCCGATAGGTGCCTTGGTGGCTGTCCTGGTTTTTGAGTTTATCCGAATTGGAGGGGATCACGGAATGGAATACAGTAAGGAAACCCTTGTTGAATTCGGTAAAATTGTGATTATCGGTCTTTCCATCGGTTTTACATCGGCATATGCCTTCGCCACTTCCTTAAAACAACGTTGGATCCCCCATTACCTTTTAAATGTTGTGGCTCTTGCTCTCGTATTGGGCGTTTTTGTGCTTGCTGATCTGTTTGCTCACGAAAGCGGACTTCTTGCAGTAGTGATCATGGGTATGGTTCTTGGTAACATGAAACTCGACGCTTTAAAAGATGTTCTTTATTTTAAAGAAACGATCAGTATTTTATTGATCTCAATATTGTTTATTTTGCTTTCTGCAAACATCAATCTTTCTGACCTTGAATTAATCTACAACTGGAATTCTCTGATTCTATTTAGTCTTGTGGTCTTATTGATAAGGCCATTGGGTGTTTTTCTGAGCGCGAGAAAAAGCGGGCTGTCCCAAAATGAAAAAGTATTCATCAGCTGGGTTGGCCCACGTGGTATTGTAGCTGCGGGTATCGCCTCTCTGTTCGGATTAAAACTAACCATGCAGGGGGTTCAAAATGCAAATTACATCACACCACTGGTTTTTATGATTGTATTAGGCACTGTTTTGCTCAATGCTACCACCGCAAAACTTATGGCTCGGTTCACCAGGGTATTACTGAAAAAATCAGAAGGGATTTTAATTGTAGGAGCTTCTCCTCCTGCCCGACTGATCGCAAAATACTTACAAAATAATAATCGAAGAGTAGTATTGATAGACAGTAATCGAACAAATATTGAAAAATCTCAGGAGGAGGGGCTCGAGGCTATGGAGTGCAATATTTATGAGGATGATATCTTTGAGAACATTGAATTAAATGATGTAGGTTTCTTGCTTGCTCTGACCGGAAGTAATACGATCAATGAATATGCCTTGTCAAAACTGAGGGGATCATTTGGAGAAGAAGGAGCTTTTAGATTGATCAGCCCAGAAGAAATGAGAGATCCGGACAACAATCCTGAGGAAGGGCTTTTTTCTCAGACTGATGATTTTATCAATATTTCGGAAGTGGTTCGTGACTATCCAATAATCAATGAAGTAAAGATTAAATCTCCGGAACATTATAAAGAACTGATGAAAGCTACCATGAAGGAAATAAAATCTATACCTGTTTTTGTAAAAGGAATAGACAATGAGATACATATTATTCCGGCGAGTTACAAGGATCTTAAAGTGAACGAGGGATATACCCTGATGTATATCGGAAAAAAATTAAAAACATAA
- a CDS encoding endonuclease/exonuclease/phosphatase family protein, translating into MTYNIRYATDSDGENSWENRKGFLTDQIRFYGPDIFGIQEGLKVQVDHLDLELSDYNFVGVGRDDGIEKGEYCAVYYKKDKFQLLGHETFWLSEKPQEPSKGWDAAFERICTYAFFMDRTTGNNFWVFNTHFDHVGVKARNNSVKLIKKKIDELNKDNYPVFILGDFNLNDKSDGILYLSEHFNDTRHLSETRPFGPFGTFTGFEFHEPVQDRIDYIFCSKENVQVKKYAVLTDSKEQKYPSDHFPVYVEVLLN; encoded by the coding sequence ATGACTTACAATATTCGCTATGCCACTGACAGCGACGGGGAAAACAGCTGGGAAAACAGAAAAGGGTTTTTAACAGATCAGATCCGTTTTTATGGCCCTGATATTTTTGGAATTCAGGAAGGCTTGAAGGTTCAGGTGGATCATCTAGATTTGGAGTTATCAGATTATAATTTTGTGGGAGTTGGGAGAGATGATGGAATAGAAAAGGGTGAATATTGCGCTGTTTACTATAAAAAAGATAAGTTCCAACTTCTGGGCCATGAAACGTTCTGGCTTTCTGAAAAACCTCAGGAACCCTCCAAAGGGTGGGATGCGGCCTTTGAGCGTATCTGTACTTATGCATTCTTTATGGATAGAACTACAGGAAATAATTTTTGGGTTTTTAATACTCATTTTGATCATGTAGGTGTTAAGGCAAGAAACAATAGTGTCAAGTTGATCAAAAAGAAAATTGACGAACTGAACAAGGATAATTACCCGGTATTCATTTTAGGCGATTTTAATCTGAATGATAAAAGTGATGGGATTTTATATTTGTCAGAACATTTTAATGACACCAGGCATTTAAGTGAAACTAGACCATTTGGACCCTTTGGGACCTTTACCGGATTTGAGTTTCACGAACCGGTGCAGGACCGCATCGATTATATTTTTTGCTCTAAAGAAAACGTTCAAGTCAAGAAATATGCTGTGCTCACTGATTCCAAAGAACAAAAGTATCCTTCGGATCACTTTCCTGTTTATGTTGAAGTCCTGTTAAATTAG
- a CDS encoding DUF2892 domain-containing protein — translation MFNKYIKLVLAAITTVWAVYEFYQGHIMNGISIILLAGIFVFFYFKNEILLLTFFKLRKQDFEGGNKLLDKIKNPSAALTKKQEGYYNFLRGIMVSQTNLTQAERFFKKALNLGLAMDHDKAMAKLQLAGIALTKRRKREATNLITEAKKLDKHGMLKDQITMVKQQMKKI, via the coding sequence ATGTTCAATAAATATATCAAACTTGTCCTGGCTGCCATCACTACCGTATGGGCCGTTTACGAATTCTATCAGGGACATATCATGAATGGTATCTCAATTATATTGCTTGCGGGTATCTTTGTTTTCTTTTACTTTAAAAATGAAATTCTTCTTTTGACTTTTTTCAAATTACGTAAACAGGATTTTGAAGGTGGAAATAAATTGCTTGATAAAATCAAAAATCCTTCGGCCGCCTTAACCAAAAAGCAGGAGGGTTATTATAATTTTTTACGTGGTATCATGGTTTCTCAAACCAATTTAACACAGGCAGAGCGATTCTTTAAAAAAGCATTGAACCTTGGATTGGCTATGGATCATGACAAGGCGATGGCAAAATTGCAATTAGCGGGTATAGCACTAACCAAAAGAAGGAAAAGAGAGGCTACCAACCTGATAACTGAAGCCAAAAAACTGGACAAACACGGTATGCTTAAAGATCAGATTACCATGGTTAAGCAACAGATGAAAAAGATCTAA